ATGACGTCATGAGCTATCTTATTCCATAACAAACTCAACTGATGATGTAGATTTAGCAGATGTTTTGTCTTGACTTTATCAAACCTATTCACAATTGCTGACCTCTTGATAAGATTCTTGGTTGGAACAGGAATTGTGTTTGTCATGATCTGGAAAATTGTGTCCTGGCTGTTGTTTGTCTTTAGCTGAGAGTACGTGTCATTTAATTCCCTGAGATAACAgttgtaatatttagttatttcagaGTATGAGTTTCTTGAATTCAAAAGTTCATTCAGACTCAAACTTATAGTGATTAACTGAGTAACGTTCATCCTAATGCtatgaatgaaataatatttcttttaataaagcTAATAAGCTATTACTGTAAGCTTATTAGTTTACTGTATTGAGTTAAATTAGTAAACTAAGTTCTACGCGTATATTTAATAATCTCCcttataaaccaaaataatataaacatttctgaATATGGACTTGAACATTCTAATTGTAGTTTTAGACtgcaacaatatttaaattgatacacatttaaaatttgattggTTATCAAATTGCGAAtcttttagttacaaaatagcaacgattaaaggtaaaaaatttgATCATTCTCTCAAAAGGACTGCCTGCCATGACTTTTGTGACGTTAGCAACACTCCCAAGAAAGcagaacattaaaatacaaagaagtATATCAATGAATCTGATCAAGATGGATGAATTGAAACTCGTTGTGTAACAGATTTGATAATCTATCTTTTCTGAGACCAAGTATTTGGTGATTATATGATGAGATTAACCCATTCTTCTCAAATTGTTGTCAGAGCCATGGATCACCTGACTGTGAAAATCTGTGGAATAAATGCTTGCTTATTTTAGTCTACAATCCCTCGTAGGCTCAGGACCATCAGCTGACAATCAGATGTGGAGAATTTATCCTCTGCCTAATATCCTTCCTCTAGTAAATACTGCATTCCTGTCTATTGGTTTTGGAAACCTAATGGTTGGTTGAATTTGCAAGGGCAGTTGGTAGCCATAATAGTGTTCTGTGTCTCTTTTCAGATCTAATAAAATGCATAGCAACCTTTAGGAAGTTCTCCAAGGTACATGAGGTCTggttaaaaattaacacatttaggACCATAAAATGATTTACTtcacaattttaacattttccctTTCAATACACTCTCATCCATGATCCTATTTAGGGTTTAAGCTGAGATGTAAATATTCTTAGCAATAATGCTACAAGCTTTACAGACAGTTTAGCAATAACATTTGTCTTGTAGCACTTGTTAATAGCATTGGTATTCCACAGGAGATTACAATAATACTTATTGAAAAACAGTCTGAAGTTGTATAATACtttagcctatatatatatatatatatatatatatatatatatatatatatatatatatatgtatatatatgtatatatatatatatatatatataaaaatatatatatatatactgattacattatcaacaatatttttatatatattgttgttaaaatatttagaacccCTTTCATTAAAAGATTTTTGTCAAGAGGTATTATTTAAAGCagtatagtttgaaaataaaaattttgtaaaaaatacaaaataaaatctaaaagtcTTCTCTTAATAAAAcacgaaattaaatttaatagtgtggttattttttgataaaaagttaCTTTTAGCATCAATGTATCTTTAAAAAGCTAATTAGACTCTACCAACATCATTCAATCTGTAGCcttcttttgttttgtaaacaataatgtCAAAACCTCATTGAAATGGGTTGCTTTTTATTAGTACCTTTAATAGTGATTATTAAcaaaccctccaactgttgttcatcaaaattttgatgaacacaacccaattatgattgttgttcatcaaaattttgatgaacaaacattcccttgcataatcactcattacagtatattccggcaacgtatcgattcgattcatgcaccattggattcgggaaaaaaagcctaaggaatactatagttttattcctcttcgtattgtagttgcaatgtaccaagttcgtagtttggatcgtaaaagatgtgaccgccatgttgtcgatgccgtctgagttgttgatgtgacgagtcgtgtttattagtaagttttagtaggtttatttgtgttttagtgttgtgtttagtgtgtggtgaattgttaaatattgcagtagtgcaaataaatatattttagaataaataaatttttcgaaaatttttcgcaaaagttttgagtaatgacaaaaatgaaacttttttcgactcttcaaaaaaaagttatggaatttattttactactgctgtatagtttacttcattctgagtaataaaatatgcaatataacatgtattgaagtaaaactgtattagtaaaacttttattagcaaactcttacatatacaccctattttcacaatttatgcgcatcgctgctttttgttatatagtgttattatagtttcataaatttgtaaaatgcttatgtgtttctgaaactagaataaatttgacataaaatggatatctcacttttatagttttcttattataacttggtttgctaggtatggtcccccccaaattaaaaaaaaaaaaaatgtaaattttgaatttcatgggaaaaaatttttagtcaacatttttttaaggccaaatttaaatactaatattattatatgtttaattctgaacacaaaaatatatacttctatatatattacttttaatttatattttttataaattttttaaaaaacccttgcacgaggctcgaaaacatgccgccactacaggaaaaaatgactgccagttggagggttaacaaATTGCGTAGATTAGTTATGCTTAACCTTtacctttcaaaataaaatttgactatAACATGACCTCAATAGTTACAGACGCTAAGACAAAACGTTTTGAAGTGTACAACGTTCGTTTTTGTTTGTATGTGTCAGTCACAGCGCATCAGCAATGCTGTCATAGGAGCAAGCATGGCCATTTGCTGCATACTACTCttgcataaaatattacaaataacctAGTTTGAACGTTGGCCACAAACCAACTAGTTGAGCAAACTACTACTACTAGTTACtggagttaaattaaaatttagcttgtttattttttatctagatataAATCAGATTCTTTAGaaacatattaacatttttattttgttacaaacgaAAAATGGTGCCTCTTTTGTTGCTTTTCAaccaaattacaattttgaaactttCATAATCAGAAAAACTTGTAATCCTATTAAGACCAAAGTTTTATACAAGAGTACTAACGTagagtatgtaattttataattaaatatggcTAAAAGTTATCTAACcagttatttgtaaaacatttgaacTTTTGTTCTCAACCaggttcaattaaaaaaattcggCATTGGTCCCCTTATTGAGTTTATAGTCATTATTTTTTCAGACGCAATTCATTTTtgtaaacacaattatttaaaactatagtttttaatacTACTTTAACTTAGTAaaacagattttgttaatttaatgcgACTGGTACATGTTTGTTGAAATGCACAAACCGTAAGACTGACGGGGGTCCACTCGCGCCCTTAAGTCCAAGAAgccataataaattaaatattgttttaatatattagaccATTTCCCATCATATTTTGTCATATAAGCTCCAATGGCaggtttaacaatgaataatttaactttaaaaattgcaGTTTAGTAGTAAAGCGCCAAAACCTTCTTTCATTCCTACAGACACAAAACTTGgttagttagtttgtggttatcgttcaaactcgggtatctatacttttttattttgagagtAGGCAAGTGTCTTCCAACCAGACAGTTTGTCGACCGGCGGCGCCACACgttgtctaatattttatatacatgaaataaaggTGATGATAAAATGTATATGGCTTACAGAACGGCCATTTTACTCGCTGGATGAGTTCTTAAACTGAAGGAGTAAAGAAGAAAATTGACGTTAATAATTACTTGACTGTAAAACCTACCAATtagaatttaaacttataatataagaACTACTTATTTACCAGATGTATctgttaactttaaaacaaactgaaaatctTAATGTATTGTGACACCATTCTGATCTCTAAAATtacgaataaagaattttgtttattgtctaTAATCTTATAGTactgaaaaagaatatttttaacactgtaaACTGATTTTCAAAATGCGATATACTTTTTTCACGATTAGTTCTTTGTCGCTTTCGTCGCAATTTTGCGAGAGCTTTTCTCAACAGTGTCGCATTTTCTCTGCTTGTTTTGCAAAATGTGATCGCAGCTTAAATCGTGATCCTACTACTATTCTGTATGAGTTTTCCACTAATTAGGctactattaatatttagttaccacttggtttttttgttactttctggAAGAAACCACTCCCAGCCCAACATCAGAGGAAGATGGAGTGTTTATTTCATTGAGTAATATCCCAAAGTTCTAtgcctttaaaattgtatttgagtAATACTACTCAAAACTTGTAATAACTATAGTACCACAGATATTATTCCCTTTGACGCATCAAGACTCGAATTATGCTTGAATATATCATTTGGTGAACCTAATGGACTAACATTTCACCATCTTCAACATTACAACTTATGGTTTTGTAGATCAATACAGAACGGAATAAATGATCAATAATTTACTTTGAGAACTTatcaaaatttctattttaatttaacataaatacaaGTAACTGAACATTTAACCaacttttacttaaatttaataataatatttatcatcatTTATTAATGACAcctatttgaacaattttactaTAATGGGACTTATATTTTGATGTGCATGCTATTGATTGTATTCGCTCTCATCCAGTACCTGTCAAGCACCAGCAGGAATTACCACTCCTAGAAAATATGAACTACTAAGAGTCATATCCAAAAAGTAAGTGTACATCctcaaagtttaaaattcattataaaccTTTAGAGTTTTTCCCTTCCAAACAAGATAACGGATGACCCTGCAtatttcgcacttggcgggagattggattaacatttttcatgaaacataTTATCAGATCAACAGTTCGCAATGTATTGAAGTCGAACCGGTCTTGTTGCGGAGGGGAGGAATTCCGTGTAAGTgtcagtacacttactttctggatatgccttgtatttgatttcaaatttaaacaattttggcCTTTGGTAtcttttagtttgaaaatataagttattttctgGACAATCATCATATTATCAGAAATGtatggaatatatttaaatttctttggattattagtaaaaacattcCTTTCAGTTAACTTGTTATAGAAATAATactagataaataataacagttgttTTGTATGAAAATCACTTCAGATTATTGTAAGGGAAGTTGAAGGTGGaggttatgttaaatttaatttaggagGTAACGATTAGTTCAAGTGAGACCAAAATATTCAGTGTgctgtttattacaataaaagcaATTTCTTTTAGCTTGGAGATTTTAACTTCTATAGAAGCGTTTGAtagtgtgtgtgtatttgtaataaataaaaaataaattaatattatatttttaacttgtgtTTTTGTAATGTACATTCTAAGTCAATGTTTTGTGAAATagtgacatttaaattttattttttaaacattataaataacatttttattattgtacatttgtaGTAGGTTTAGTACATGtcttaaattattctaaatttaactttacacaacTCTACATTTCTAACATGGTAAAACCATCatagtgaaattttaattcaCTGAGTAATTTGTTTTAACTCCAATATACACTAATTGATtcataatagtaatatttttgtgtatcgGTGTAAGCCCTTATCTTGATGTCTGATGATTTGTCTGAGAAAACATTGtatcatttagaatttttaacaattttgaccTCTATCAAAACTAGAACAGCTGACAATCGAAATTCCTCTTTGtcgattttgttaaaaaatagtttgtgtGCTCATACAATGCAAGTTAACTTTTTGCTTCTGGACTATCAATTATAGccaattaaacaacatttttccaATTTCTTCCTATTTACAACCATAATTGAACTGAAATGACTCTTtagaagacaaaaataaatgaaagttacATTGAGCCAAACGGGCAAAACTTAATAAAGgccttacattttaaaaacatgttagaAATTTTGTgatcttgaaaaaatgtatacaaatctCCTTAAGAACCATTTGTTTGGCAGCCACATTGTTAAGCATATTCTTAAAAATTCAACTAACACTCTTTGGGTCCCAAGAACCAATGAGATTGACTTTGACGTCAGTGCGAAAAAGCCCATGAGCTCATTGGCTGGCTCGTTGAATATTCTTCACTACGAATTAATTTTATCACCAGACAACTAGGATGTCTAACGATAGTGTGTTTAAAACTTGAACAAATGTATCATATACGGTTACCAATCATTTTTAACGTCGTGGCATGTAACTCTATTCATTAGCTGTTATCAGTCATCAAACATGAATAACTTTGAAAAATTTGATTCAACTGcatcacacaaaaataaatgaGTATGTGAAATACATACTTTACATTCTATATCtctgtttatttcttaaaaaaagttaaattttactaatattataactAGGATTGGTTTAAAGTggtatttagatttatattttattctgattTACTAAGCATCGtccaaaatatattgtatataatattaatgtggTGTTTGAGgaaatttgatgaatttttgtaaataagttttctttaaataatatttgtattaattttttttatgaatattattagaTAACATTTTCAGAATGCTATCTTGACAAAGTGCAGagtgtacagtaaaaaaatattataataacaaaacatttttagtttaaaaaaatttaactaattatttcttaaaataacataaaatttttataaaacaaactaaaaatacatattatatgaaaGCACatctcttaatttttttaaattcaaaaatatgtacTAGATAGTGGTTTTTAGGAAACTATGAATTTCCCTTTAAACTGGCTGGGAATCTTGGCTAGCAATGGTTACCTCAGTTCTGGAACTCTTAAAGTCAACATGTAGTGGGGCTTTTAACAGTGAATTAGGACAAATGCTTGGGACCCAAATTTTTTGATATAGGTCACTgttagataatttaattatatgatttCAATATATAATGGGTTGGATTCACTTACAAATGCTCTCttgaaactaaacaaattaaatcttgcagctaataaaactaaataaataaataattttaacactcttaaaatatatttttattgatacaaaatattgtatttatatttaaaaaaaatgtagtgatatttaaattggcaaattattaaatgtatcgTAAAGCTATAGGAAATCAGTAAAGTATGTGTGGACAAGAGCTATAACTATAGTTTATACTTACACCTAATGTTATCAATTCTCAGTTATTATTGTCatgctgtttaaaaaaatattgtttcacttcatctaataatgaattataatgtaACTACAAGAAACCCTCATAACACATAATTGATTGATTAAAATCTAAACTACTTAATGATGACTCTTCAAGTTAACACATGTTTGATTTTGAATGAATCAtgattgtttaataaatacttaatgcTTGAATTCTGATAATGAAAATGAATCAACTAACTTAAGTGAGAGTTTTAGAAGTGATGAGTACCATATGGCTTGTCACGTATTAGCCAACTGTTGATTCTTCCCTTTAACCACTCGCTGGTCTGCACCATGTGGTCTGTAATAGTAGTGGTAGACTTTGTACTCCAGCGCCACCTTGCGGCAGATGTTGTCTAGGTGCTTGCGATAGCTCACAGTGCGATTAATGAGTTCGTAGTAGTTCTTCAGGTCTTCTTGGGTCCATCCGTAACGTCGCTGCAGCTCCTGCCTGGTCACGTTGTACTTGACAAAGTGAGGTGTGCCACTACTGATAACAGCTTGTCccagccgcaaaatgcccttgtGAGAGCGAGGATTTCCAACACGATCTGTCAGGTCTGCCAGAGCCTCGTTCATCCTGTTGATCATCGTAAGGAACGTCATCGACCCGGCGTAGCGGTCTCGAACCAGTTGGCTGAGTCGGATATCTAGACGTCGTATCAGGCGCCCAAGGTTTGTCGTAAGCCCTAATGGAATActaaaaaacatcaaataaagCATTACTTtcatttttgtgaaaatatttgatGATCAAGTGCCTTTGCTAAGTGACGtcttaaatttagtaaattagtttgtttacagaaATTCTCAACAGGTCATCATGTTATCAGACTGTATCAAGGTGATCTGATAGTGCAAATAGTGAATCGTCACAATTTGCAATATCGATATCGATTATACAATTAAGTCGTcactatattaatattgattgacGTAGCTAATCACTATACTgcaatttatgatattttggtgaaATGCACTATTGCAAGGTGTCTTGAATTTGAATCTTTGAATTTAGATGAAACTTTCATGGTAGTACCATTGTTTTTACAACTTTAGGAAGGTATTAACCTAAGCTGAAGCCCTGAATCTAAATGATCAACTGAACAAATTTGTTTAAGAttctaataatatgtaatatgtcaACTTACAGAGAGTCAAATGAGTAAAATAGTAAGTGTCAACTAACTTTCATCCCGTGTAATTTTCTTCTGGtctataagtttttttttggtGCTATAGTAGTATGTGCCTTGTTGTCTCaaccaaaaaaatgtatacatataaggGTGTGTAAGTCTTCAAGGgtcaaaaagtgtttacttcCATCCATAAGAATCTACTTCCTTTCAAAGGGCATTTTCAGTGCTGTACAAGTGTTTGCTtttttccccgatcaagaaagtatgtACAGGGTGAGGAAGACCACCCATCCACAATGTATAGCGGCGAAAAGATATGTGCTGGAGCTGAAGCCCCTCGTTCCCACCTCCACCCCTGACACAAGTCTGTGACTTATTTGCCAGGTCTCTTGccttctcctcttctttcttctcttTGGGCTTCGGCCACTTAATCCTCTTCCCGACACTCTTGCTTGTGTCTAGCCTAACAGCACGTCTCCCCTCATCTCACCGCTCTTGTGCGATGAGAATCATCGGGATCCTAATTTCTCTCTTCCAAGCTTTTAAACTCTGTTTCCCTCTCTTTTTATTCCAATCCTTCTTGTTGTGGTTCTAACCTCTTTGATAGTCTCTTCATCAAAGTCAAAGTTGACTCTTTTCCATTGTAGATGCTTCGATGTCATCACCTGCCTAAGGTCTCTTCTTTCCTCCTCAAACAGTTCGCACTCCATGAGCACATGGTTTGCGGTCTCCAACTCTCCGCACTCACACCTCTCCTCCTCCACCAGGTTAAATCTCTTGAGGTTCGCCTTGAAATTCCAGTGACCAGTGACGAACTGTGTCAGGTAATGGTCCATCTCCCACTTCTGCTGCAGTCTCCTTCTGATGTCCGGCATGTATTCGAAGGTCTCCCTGCCTTCTTCCTTATCCTCCCACCTCTTCACCTTTGAATAGAGAAACCTACCTTCGTCGTTTTGACGGAAACCCCCATATTTCGACCCCAAAGAATCTGGGAAAGTAAGTTTTAACCCCTTCCCAGCTGAGTGACAAAAACTTTGTCAACGGTACAACCTTTGTCTAAGATAGTGTTGATAGTTCTCTTAACACATGTCTGAGACAATGGAATACAACGGGAGATGGAGGTGTTTTCATTTGTGTCGCTGCTGTCTCGTGTTTGTCAATGTAGCGTTGCTAGATTGAGTGATCCCTATCATTCTTAAAGTGTAACGTCGAAACGAGGCTGTTGAATTAGGTAGTAGAAAGTGATGGGATTGGGTCCGGCCCGGGTcccattaaaattataaaactgatcTGAATATGCCCCGGTTTCAGTGTAATAAATGATGGGATTAATCTTGCACTTATTAAGTTTGATTAGTGTCAGGAAGTGCTAATTTATCAGTCAGTTCCCAAtaagtgttattaaaatgttgacttctcaaaaacaaacttttactatCAATACATCAATTTTAATAATCCCTTACCAATGTATGAAAGTGTGAAAGTGGTTTATAGTCATGTATTAGTTATACTGTACCTAGCAAACATCATTAATAACTAGCCAATAACTAATGGAAACCAGAAAATCATACTTAAGCTTATTATATAAGCTTGTTAAGTTGGCTAAATAATGTTGTACCTCCAActtgtatacaaattttcaattttgcatgTGTATATCTTAAGATATTATGGTTTGATTCTCTAGGGAAATTATAATGAAGTACAAGAAATCTTGATACTGcactacaaaaagggttgagagTTATAACAAATCTAAATCTTTTAAACATTGTAGACTTTctgtgataaatttttatttgtactatacagtccagattaaaaaaaaataaccacaacattcataatcataatacttgaactaaaaacaatgttataattgttaatttatatttcctaacaAAAAAGCTCTCAATAGTCGTATTGTAatcttatttaaagtttatactaTTTTGGAACAAACAGTAAATGCATTCTCTTTTCAAAAACGtaagaaactatttaataatagttactGGAGAACCTATTGTATGAATGtgtttaaagggtttttaattaGAAGGAATATTACatcttaattttcattaaaaattgtgttttactttGACTTTTTTGGCATTTAGTTGTAATCCTGGCATTGCTTAtgatttgtatacatttatacaatacataaggagttattattattacagttttatgtgAGCTAAATATGGAATTCTGGTATTGGATGTATTGGTAAGATTCAGTTGAAGTCTAGTTTCTAATGCCAAAACCAAATATTGTATTACTTCAACATATAACGGAACATCTGTACAAGGCTTCATGGCATCAGAAGGGATTAGTTTTGATGTTATTTGACATAGGAAGACCGATTCCAACACATTCAAAACAATGACTTTTCAAAACATTCTCAAAAACCTTCttaaatagaattaataataatctcAGTGAAGTCTAAAAGTACCCATGAGTGATCAAACCAACCTAGAGTAGTTTATGTAGAATCCAAAACAGAGGTTTTGGCGGCATTTATCTTAGAAAtccattttataatatcaaattccTTCATGATCTAATTGACGGAGCATGTCGAAGCCTATATTCTACcaagggctggaaaaatttcatttctgtctgtctctccgtCTGTCACCCacatgatatcttgagaacaaacttaTCTATTAACTTGTAATTCTGTATGAAGCTTCATTAGAACATGAggtaacaacaacaataacatgACTTTGAAGTTGGCAACATGAGTTTGATGATGCTACATGTGATTTGGTTCagtattataagaaaatttgtacattggtcctatgggtaaccacgatggcaacaaaaaatttcagaataaatattttttgttctcttttaagcctcagcttcagctatgtaggcttcgatgtacactggtttattttcaaagtacacacactgtttcgtgtctatacattatTGGCCCTCCTCAGGATTTGAACCcttgatctctcagttagagagctgagactataaccattagtctatggaggaggaccagaataaataaatttgtaaacaaactggttACAATCATATGACTTTTTAACATGTGATAAAGTAACACATGCAGCCTATCAAAATGAAACAAGTTATGaacttaacattatttacatgtaacctcagcaaagcctgtcatACAATACTTGGTGTACTACTCATATAAACATCACAGTAATATAAACATCATGCTATCTCGAATGTAAGAGTTAAGACCGAATGTAGTGGCAGCTGTCATGATTTTaacctcataagaacaatgttaaacttcaaactatTTAATCATAAAATCTTGGGAGATCATTTTAAAGTTACTAAAATGCcctttaaaacacttttttcagtataataattgattattcagaaaataatagaatattttttcaaattattattaaaatattaaaaaaagtatatacctACAGTActttataagaaaaactaaaaagcgtttaaattgtttttggcTCATTTAAGTGAGCTTGTTTTGAACTTGGTTTAGAGTATTTAGTATTGGTATAGAGTATTCTAAATTTGGAAGGCCAAGTCGAATGCGGAGTTAAACCAGTTTGAATTTAACATGGTACTTGAAACTCAAAGAATCTAGTTTGTTTTAAGTTTCTTGTTGTTTCAGAGTTTGAACTGTACCAACTAAGTTAACACTATACTAAAACCAAGTTTGATTTAAACTTAACCGCTGTCTGAGTACTATGATGTGTactaatcatatctttaaaatgagagatCATTCATAATTCTGTCCTAAAATATGaggtaaaattgtttgaaattcaaTATTCTTTTGGGTTAAAATTAAGGTTGTTTCACTACTGCCGGCTTGTCAGTCAGCGCAGGATTCAGATATTTATACATGTTACATCCTCAAAATCTGACATTTTAACAGGATTATAGAATGAATTCTAAACTACCAAAGGAACTAGTTTTTTAGGATCATGAAAGTGCtaattttgaaaagtatgtaaatgatttttcaatatataatctATTCATTTCTTTTTGACTCaagctaaataaaaattgttttactatccTCAAAGcaataaacatatgttttgtaatattgaatataaataaatgtatactttatagataaatttgtattaaaaaacttaacttttacACAGCAAATGTTTGATGaatgtgatatttatatatttgatataaatatgaaTAGTGGTGACATTATAGTAACAAGTAAAATCCAAACAATGTGTTTCATCAAGCAATTTACTCAATAATCTATGCAAGAGAACAAGAGATGCAAATGCAGTAAGTTTGGATTTTTATAGTGTTTGGTTTAACATAACACTGTTAAAAAAGACGTTAAGCCATTAGCAAAGAGGAAATTAATGAATGTTTCCCCCACAGACATACAGGTATGTACACTTATATTCTCACATACTACATATGACATATTTTAGAtaagtttcatacaaatttaccAATTTCAATAGTCATATGATAGAATGTCCAGtagatttttttcatatttactgaTTATGGCTCCCAAAACACTAAACTACCActatccaaaatatatattttgtatatgttcACATACCAATGTAACTGTCATTAGTATAAAATTTCGTGCTATGGaaaagtatacagggtgttctgaaaaaaggtgcccataagtcagggcgtgattcctcacatcaaaataagaaaaaaaaggtctaattaacataggtccgaaaatgcttagttaccaagttatacagggtgaaagatttcgtctgaatttcagtttccctgctgcaacgaagccctacgaggtatttgttggctgttaattaagatgtacaatttagcgtactttatgtaaaatgaactgaaaaaaattgaataaaaaccgtttccagacctgtagcta
The Homalodisca vitripennis isolate AUS2020 chromosome 1, UT_GWSS_2.1, whole genome shotgun sequence DNA segment above includes these coding regions:
- the LOC124362031 gene encoding uncharacterized protein LOC124362031; the encoded protein is MKVMLYLMFFSIPLGLTTNLGRLIRRLDIRLSQLVRDRYAGSMTFLTMINRMNEALADLTDRVGNPRSHKGILRLGQAVISSGTPHFVKYNVTRQELQRRYGWTQEDLKNYYELINRTVSYRKHLDNICRKVALEYKVYHYYYRPHGADQRVVKGKNQQLANT